A portion of the Haemorhous mexicanus isolate bHaeMex1 chromosome 3, bHaeMex1.pri, whole genome shotgun sequence genome contains these proteins:
- the BACH2 gene encoding transcription regulator protein BACH2 gives MSVDEKTDSPMYVYESTVHCTNILLCLNDQRKQDILCDVTLIVEGKEFRAHRAVLAACSEYFLQALVGQTENDLVVSLPEEVTVRGFGPLLQFAYTAKLLLSRENIQEVIHCAEFLRMHNLEDSCFSFLQTQLLNNEDGLFLCKKDTTCQRMHDEENSDGDEEETMESETSKISCPRERMHQEPFNFETTVAGADKGEGMLPDSDMLRDSKDNLDKDAVTRYPRYKKYQLACTKNVYNTSHISTSGFASTFSEESSGNGLKSGLAMGQIKSEPQNEENDEESITLCLSGDEPDIRDKEGDVEMDRKQPSLTCVDRPKSGSSPSCLRSFFNRTKSIDLVGFPSTSQQHFGRSPACPFEKGTTQGDHKTDYVPFTGNYGQSHAMQKDASNFTVGSPLRGPGFETLCKQEGELDRRSVIFSSNACDQVNTSVHSYSGVSSLDKDLTETVPKSLWAGGSQSLPSSQTYSHSGLTADHLPGRMRPNTSCPVPIKVCPRSPPLETRTRTSSSCSSYSYAEDGSGGSPCSLRLCELSSSPCSQGPRFLAPEHQEPGVVGDGLYNPVRAQIKCEPSYGTNSSDESGSFSEADSESCPVQDRGHEVKLPFPVDQITDLPRNDFQMMIKMHKLTSEQLEFIHDVRRRSKNRIAAQRCRKRKLDCIQNLECEIRKLVCEKEKLLSERNQLKASMGELLDNFSCLSQEVCRDMQSPEQIQALHRYCPVLRPMDLQPVTTISPAPAGVEQSLVTSQCVGESMQCCSEQGSVQLGAPWLPNNISENCSAGAGLDGADAGTYPERELPPEQSSQTVTVDFCQEMTDKCTTDEQPRKDYT, from the exons GTCACTGTCAGGGGATTTGGTCCATTGTTACAGTTTGCCTACACTGCTAAGCTGTTACTCAGCAGAGAAAACATCCAGGAGGTCATCCACTGCGCTGAGTTCCTGCGCATGCACAACCTGGAGGACTCCTGCTTCAGCTTCCTTCAGACACAGCTGCTGAACAACGAAGATGGCCTGTTCCTGTGCAAGAAAGATACCACCTGTCAGCGCATGCACGATGAGGAGAACTCCGATGGAGATGAGGAGGAGACGATGGAATCGGAGACGTCAAAAATATCTTGCCCAAGGGAGAGGATGCACCAAGAACCCTTCAATTTTGAAACCACTGTTGCTGGAGCAGACAAAGGCGAAGGGATGCTGCCCGACTCTGACATGCTGAGAGATAGCAAAGACAATTTGGATAAAGATGCAGTAACACGGTACCCCAGATACAAGAAATACCAGCTTGCTTGTACCAAGAATGTCTACAACACATCACACATCAGTACCTCAGGTTTTGCAAGCACATTCAGTGAAGAGAGCTCTGGAAATGGCCTCAAATCAGGACTCGCTATGGGGCAGATAAAAAGTGAGCCTCAGAATGAAGAGAACGATGAAGAAAGCATCACACTTTGCCTGTCTGGAGATGAACCTGACATCAGGGATAAAGAAGGGGATGTTGAAATGGACAGGAAACAGCCAAGCCTCACTTGTGTCGACAGGCCAAAAAGTGGGTCTTCTCCTTCTTGCTTGCGGTCTTTCTTCAACAGAACAAAAAGCATAGATTTGGTTGGCTTCCCCAGCACTTCCCAACAGCACTTTGGCAGGAGTCCAGCATGCCCTTTTGAAAAAGGGACAACTCAGGGTGACCACAAAACTGATTATGTCCCTTTCACAGGGAACTACGGACAGTCCCATGCCATGCAGAAGGATGCTTCCAACTTCACAGTGGGGTCACCACTCAGGGGGCCCGGCTTTGAAACTCTCTGTAAGCAAGAAGGAGAACTGGACAGGAGGAGTGTTATATTCTCTTCAAATGCTTGTGACCAAGTAAACACTTCGGTGCATTCATATTCTGGTGTGAGCAGCTTGGACAAAGACCTCACTGAGACTGTGCCAAAGAGTCTGTGGGCTGGCGGTAGCCAgtctctgcccagctcccagaccTATTCGCACAGCGGACTGACAGCTGATCACTTGCCGGGACGGATGCGGCCGAACACCAGCTGTCCGGTGCCAATTAAAGTTTGCCCTCGCTCTCCTCCTCTGGAAACCAGAACCAGGACCTCCAGCTCGTGCTCCTCCTACTCGTACGCAGAGGACGGTAGCGGcggctctccctgcagcctgcgTCTCTGCGagctctcctcttccccttgcTCCCAAGGCCCCCGATTCCTGGCACCCGAGCACCAGGAGCCCGGCGTGGTGGGGGATGGATTGTACAACCCGGTCCGAGCCCAGATTAAATGTGAGCCATCCTATGGAACAAACTCCAGCGATGAGTCTGGGTCATTCTCAGAAGCAGACAGTGAATCATGTCCTGTGCAAGACAGAGGGCATGAG gtGAAACTTCCTTTTCCTGTTGATCAAATCACAGATCTTCCAAGGAATGATTTCCAGATGATGATAAAGATGCACAAGCTAACCTCAGAGCAGCTCGAGTTCATCCACGACGTCCGCCGGCGCAGCAAGAACCGGATTGCAGCCCAGCGCTGCCGCAAGAGGAAACTGGACTGCATTCAGAACCTCGAATGTGAAATCCGCAAGTTG gtgtgtgagaaagagaaattgctctcagaaaggaaccagcTGAAAGCAAGCATGGGAGAATTGCTAGACAACTTCTCGTGTCTTTCCCAAGAAGTGTGTAGAGACATGCAGAGCCCAGAACAGATCCAAGCCCTCCACCGATACTGCCCCGTTCTCAGACCCATGGATCTACAGCCGGTCACCACCATCAGCCCCGCCCCAGCTGGtgtggagcagagcctggtgaCCTCCCAGTGCGTCGGGGAGAGCATGCAGTGCTGCTCGGAGCAAGGCTCGGTgcagctgggagcaccctggCTGCCCAACAACATCTCGGAAAATTGTTCGGCTGGCGCAGGATTGGATGGAGCCGACGCAGGTACTTACCCCGAGAGAGAGCttccaccagagcagagcagccaaacGGTCACGGTAGACTTCTGTCAGGAAATGACTGATAAATGTACAACAGATGAACAACCCAGGAAAGATTACACCTAG
- the GJA10 gene encoding gap junction alpha-10 protein: MGDWNLLGSILEEVHIHSTIVGKIWLTILFIFRMLVLGVAAEDVWDDEQSEFICNTEQPGCNNICYDKAFPISLIRYWVLQIIFVSSPSLVYMGHALYRLRALEKERQNRKAHLRAQLEDLEPMLEEHRRVERELRKLEEQKKVNKAPLRGSLLRTYVLHILTRSVVEVGFMIGQYLLYGFHMSPLYKCTRPPCPNTVDCFVSRPTEKTIFMVFMNSIAAVSLFLNILEIAHLGIKKIQKSLCGQPLWPAGPSEEDPSAYNSKKSSVVPPPPCLASNAEEAPRAAPAGGGAGAAGAAAAARRAPRRQSRVSACRDLDEERGDSPDSGHCPGTRKSSFLSRVLTGSRAGSDSESTASRGGSGPCPGPGPGSGSGSGSGSEGKRREEGAPSPLPAASGRRVSMASSARDSPREGGGGGPRHPVPALGRRGRARGQNGSGRTSNTAPAPRGPPDKAKLPNSRPPSAVKAGIPGNY; this comes from the exons ATGGGGGACTGGAACTTGTTGGGCAGCATCCTTGAAGAAGTGCACATCCACTCCACAATAGTTGGCAAAATCTGGCTCACAATCCTGTTCATATTCCGGATGCTGGTGCTGGGAGTGGCTGCTGAAGATGTCTGGGATGATGAGCAGTCCGAGTTCATCTGCAACACAGAGCAACCTGGCTGCAACAATATCTGTTACGACAAAGCCTTCCCCATTTCTTTGATCAGATACTGGGTACTGCAGATCATTTTTGTCTCCTCCCCATCCTTAGTGTACATGGGCCATGCGCTCTACAGGTTAAGGGCACTGGAGAAAGAGCGACAGAACAGGAAAGCCCACCTGCGGGCTCAGCTCGAGGACCTGGAGCCCATGCTCGAGGAGCACAGGAGAGTGGAGAGAGAATTGCGTAAGCTGGAGGAACAGAAGAAAGTGAATAAGGCACCCTTGAGAGGGTCCCTGCTGCGCACCTATGTCCTACATATCCTGACCCGGTCGGTGGTCGAAGTGGGCTTTATGATAGGTCAGTATCTTTTATACGGGTTTCACATGTCTCCCCTTTACAAATGCACTCGGCCCCCTTGCCCTAACACGGTGGATTGTTTTGTGTCCCGACCCACAGAGAAGACCATCTTTATGGTTTTCATGAACAGCATCGCCGCCGTCTCGCTCTTCCTCAACATCCTCGAAATCGCCCACCTGGGCATCAAGAAGATCCAGAAGAGCCTGTGCGGGCAGCCGCTCTGGCCGGCGGGCCCGTCCGAGGAGGACCCCAGCGCGTACAACTCCAAGAAGAGCTCGGTGGTGCCTCCGCCGCCCTGCCTGGCCAGCAACGC CGAGGAGGCGCCGCGGGCCGccccggcgggcggcggggcgggggcggcgggggcggccgcaGCCGCTCGCCGGGCGCCCCGCAGGCAGAGCCGGGTGAGCGCCTGCCGGGATCTGGATGAGGAGCGCGGCGACTCCCCGGACAGCGGGCACTGCCCCGGCACCCGCAAGTCCAGCTTCCTCTCCCGCGTCCTCACCGGGAGCCGGGCGGGCAGCGACAGCGAGAGCACCGCCTCCCGCGGCGGCTCCGGCCcctgccccgggcccggccccggctccggctccggctccggctccggctCGGAGGGGAAGCGCCGCGAGGAGGGCGCgcccagccctctgcccgcCGCCTCGGGACGCCGCGTGTCCATGGCAAGTAGCGCCCGGGACAGCCCGCGGgaggggggcggcgggggcccTCGGCACCCTGTGCCGgccctggggaggagggggcgaGCCAGGGGGCAGAACGGCTCGGGCAGGACTTccaacacagccccagcccctcgcGGCCCCCCGGACAAAGCCAAACTCCCAAACTCTCGGCCTCCCTCTGCCGTGAAAGCTGGAATACCAGGGAATTACTGA